A single Anaerolineae bacterium DNA region contains:
- a CDS encoding molybdopterin-dependent oxidoreductase, producing MEHRTSHASTISPERIPITLTVNGRTYRLEVAPDETLATVLRQRLHLTGVKIGCQEAECGACTVEVDGEAVLSCIYPAVRVDGRRVLTVEGLARQEETEFVLHPLQEAFVQHGAVQCGFCTPGQLMAAHALLEHNPNPTREDIREALKDTLCRCGAYRAIEEAVQAAAQALRTGEPPPPPQLPASTHAGRVVGRPHIRPDAIDKVTGRAIYTDDLHFEGMLYARVRRAEVPHGILRRIDVIQARAVPGVQAVLTAADLPAAKRHGLFVDDWPILVGVGERIRYVGDALAIVAAETPEAAAQAVARIEVGIEPLPPLTDPLEALRPDAPQLHPGGNLLKHIKVRKGDVEQGFAEADVILEHTFFTPPYDHAFLEPESSVAVPLSDGRMAVYVGSQIPYADRRQVAAALGWPEERVHIVGQTMGGGFGGKEDIAGQIHAALLAQATGRPVKLTYDRRESLIAHPKRHATRIRVRIGAKRDGRLTAIQTELYGDTGAYASLGEKVMTRATTHSAGPYEVPHVRSDCYAVYTNNPPAGAFRGFGVTQSTFAIESIMDMLAERLGMDPVALRRKNALRVGSVTSTGQVLRESVGLLACIERAEAEMRRLTDGEAPFRPRPVPGAPHKVRAWGFAVAFKNTGLGGGAPDESTTEVELLPEGRFEVRTSAAELGQGLVSVLQLVVAETLGLSPERVRVLVMDTDRTPDGGPTTASRQTFVTGNAARLAAQVLADALRSALAERYDCPPERLRFTEAGVELCGRTLTWPQVAAEMDALGRPPRVRYTYRAPETRPLGEGGDMHFAYAFAAQAAEVEVDTLTGEVRVLRVISANDVGVALNPLTLKGQIEGGVVMGVGTALTERFILEEGRVVTDRLARYRIPAIGHTPEIVPIIVEQPVATGPFGAKGVGEIVSVPTAPAITNAIYHAVGVRVDRLPVDQEALVRQSAHG from the coding sequence ATGGAACATCGCACGTCGCACGCTTCCACGATCTCACCCGAACGCATCCCCATCACCCTGACCGTGAACGGGCGCACCTACCGCCTGGAGGTGGCGCCGGATGAGACCCTGGCGACCGTGCTCCGCCAGCGCCTGCACCTGACCGGCGTGAAGATCGGCTGCCAGGAGGCCGAGTGCGGCGCGTGCACCGTAGAGGTGGATGGCGAGGCCGTGCTCTCCTGCATCTACCCGGCCGTGCGGGTCGACGGCAGGCGCGTGCTCACCGTGGAGGGCCTGGCCCGCCAGGAAGAGACGGAATTTGTCCTGCATCCCTTGCAGGAGGCCTTTGTGCAGCATGGCGCGGTGCAGTGCGGTTTTTGCACCCCCGGCCAACTGATGGCCGCCCACGCCCTGCTGGAGCACAACCCCAACCCCACCCGCGAGGACATCCGGGAAGCCCTGAAGGACACCCTGTGCCGTTGTGGGGCGTATCGGGCCATCGAAGAGGCGGTGCAGGCGGCGGCTCAGGCCCTGCGCACTGGCGAGCCGCCCCCGCCGCCGCAACTGCCCGCTTCCACCCATGCGGGCCGCGTGGTGGGCCGCCCGCACATCCGCCCCGACGCCATCGACAAGGTCACCGGGCGCGCCATCTACACCGACGACCTGCACTTTGAGGGAATGCTCTACGCCCGTGTGCGCCGGGCCGAGGTGCCCCACGGCATCTTGCGGCGGATCGATGTCATCCAGGCCCGCGCCGTGCCGGGCGTCCAGGCGGTGCTTACCGCCGCCGATTTGCCGGCCGCTAAGCGCCACGGCCTGTTCGTGGACGATTGGCCCATCCTGGTCGGGGTGGGGGAGCGCATCCGTTATGTGGGTGACGCCCTGGCGATTGTGGCCGCCGAGACCCCAGAGGCCGCCGCCCAGGCTGTGGCCCGGATCGAGGTGGGGATTGAACCCCTGCCTCCCCTCACCGACCCCCTTGAAGCCCTGCGCCCCGATGCGCCCCAACTGCATCCCGGCGGTAACCTGCTCAAACACATCAAAGTCCGCAAAGGCGATGTGGAACAGGGGTTTGCCGAGGCCGATGTGATTCTGGAGCACACCTTCTTCACCCCACCCTACGATCATGCCTTTTTGGAGCCTGAATCCAGCGTGGCCGTGCCCCTTTCCGATGGAAGGATGGCCGTTTATGTCGGCTCCCAAATCCCTTATGCGGACCGGCGGCAGGTGGCTGCGGCTTTGGGCTGGCCGGAGGAGCGGGTGCACATCGTGGGGCAGACCATGGGCGGCGGCTTCGGCGGCAAGGAGGACATCGCCGGGCAGATTCACGCCGCCCTGCTGGCCCAGGCCACGGGCCGGCCGGTGAAACTGACCTACGATCGGCGGGAGAGCCTCATCGCCCACCCCAAGCGCCACGCCACCCGCATCCGGGTGCGCATCGGTGCCAAACGCGACGGCCGCCTGACCGCCATCCAGACCGAACTGTACGGCGACACCGGCGCTTACGCTTCCCTGGGTGAGAAGGTGATGACCCGCGCCACCACTCATTCCGCCGGGCCGTACGAGGTGCCCCATGTGCGCTCGGATTGCTACGCGGTGTACACCAACAACCCGCCGGCTGGCGCCTTTCGGGGCTTTGGCGTCACCCAGTCGACCTTCGCCATCGAGAGCATAATGGACATGCTGGCCGAGCGCCTGGGCATGGATCCGGTGGCCCTGCGCCGCAAGAACGCTCTGCGGGTCGGCTCGGTGACCAGCACGGGGCAGGTGTTGCGGGAGAGCGTGGGGCTGCTGGCGTGCATCGAGCGCGCGGAGGCCGAGATGCGCCGCCTGACCGACGGCGAAGCCCCCTTCCGACCGCGTCCTGTGCCGGGGGCGCCTCACAAGGTGCGGGCCTGGGGATTCGCCGTGGCCTTCAAAAACACCGGCCTGGGCGGCGGCGCGCCCGATGAATCCACCACCGAGGTCGAACTGTTGCCCGAGGGGCGCTTTGAGGTGCGCACCTCGGCCGCCGAACTGGGCCAGGGGTTAGTCTCGGTGTTGCAACTCGTGGTCGCCGAAACCTTGGGCCTCTCCCCGGAGCGGGTGCGGGTGTTGGTGATGGACACTGACCGTACCCCCGACGGCGGGCCCACCACGGCCTCGCGGCAGACCTTTGTCACCGGCAACGCCGCGCGCCTGGCCGCCCAGGTGCTGGCCGACGCCTTACGCTCCGCCCTGGCCGAGCGCTACGATTGCCCGCCGGAGCGTCTTCGCTTCACCGAGGCCGGGGTGGAACTCTGTGGCCGCACCCTCACCTGGCCCCAGGTGGCGGCGGAGATGGACGCTCTGGGCCGTCCGCCCCGCGTGCGCTACACTTACCGCGCCCCCGAAACCCGTCCCCTGGGGGAGGGCGGCGACATGCACTTCGCCTACGCCTTCGCGGCCCAGGCCGCCGAGGTGGAGGTGGATACCCTTACCGGCGAGGTGCGCGTGTTGCGGGTGATCTCGGCCAACGATGTGGGTGTGGCCCTCAACCCCCTGACCCTCAAAGGCCAGATCGAGGGTGGGGTGGTCATGGGCGTCGGCACGGCGCTCACCGAGCGTTTCATCCTCGAAGAAGGGCGGGTGGTCACCGATCGGCTGGCCCGATACCGCATCCCGGCCATCGGCCACACGCCGGAAATT
- a CDS encoding ABC transporter permease — protein MEHVLTSAVLMGILTSGIRLATPYLYAALGETFGQRSGVLNLGVEGQMLLGAFAAFYLTWRTDNLWLGLLAAIIVGGLMGLAMAFVTVNLQAEQGISGIGFYLFGLGLSDLLFQKFIGTVKTVQGFAPLHLPVLSDLPVVGEVFFSHNILVYGAYLLVPLSWFMLNKTTLGMNIHAIGENPQAADSLGISVARIRYYTLIQGGVLSGIAGASLSIGLLSVFQQNMTSGLGFIAVALVYFGAWRPLGVLGGALLFSMVNAFQLWLQVLGVPIPSDLAVMMPYVLTILVLVATVSKVRAPSALAKPFERES, from the coding sequence ATGGAACATGTGCTGACCTCGGCGGTCCTGATGGGCATCCTGACTTCGGGCATTCGCCTGGCCACCCCTTACCTCTATGCTGCCCTTGGCGAGACCTTTGGCCAGCGCAGTGGGGTGCTCAACCTGGGGGTGGAGGGGCAGATGCTTTTGGGGGCCTTTGCCGCCTTCTACCTCACCTGGCGCACGGACAACCTCTGGTTGGGTTTGTTGGCCGCCATCATCGTGGGCGGCCTGATGGGCCTGGCTATGGCCTTCGTCACGGTCAACCTTCAAGCCGAGCAAGGCATCAGCGGGATCGGCTTCTACCTTTTCGGCCTGGGGTTGAGCGACCTGTTGTTCCAGAAGTTCATCGGCACGGTGAAAACGGTGCAGGGTTTTGCTCCCTTGCACCTGCCGGTGCTCAGTGACCTGCCCGTGGTGGGGGAAGTCTTTTTCAGTCACAACATCCTGGTTTACGGGGCCTACTTGCTGGTGCCCCTCTCGTGGTTCATGCTGAACAAAACCACCCTGGGGATGAACATCCATGCCATTGGCGAGAACCCTCAGGCCGCGGACTCTCTGGGCATCAGCGTGGCCCGTATCCGCTACTACACTTTGATCCAGGGCGGGGTGCTTTCGGGGATTGCCGGGGCTTCGTTGTCCATTGGCTTGCTCAGTGTGTTTCAACAAAACATGACCAGCGGTCTGGGCTTCATCGCCGTGGCTTTGGTGTACTTTGGCGCCTGGCGCCCTTTGGGGGTGTTGGGCGGCGCGTTGCTCTTCAGCATGGTCAACGCCTTTCAACTGTGGCTCCAGGTGCTGGGGGTGCCCATCCCCTCGGACCTGGCGGTGATGATGCCCTATGTGCTCACCATTTTGGTCCTGGTCGCCACCGTATCCAAAGTGCGGGCGCCCTCGGCCCTGGCGAAGCCCTTCGAGCGGGAATCTTAG
- a CDS encoding BMP family ABC transporter substrate-binding protein has protein sequence MWRRTFVTVLLFLVLALAVGACAKATPTAAPQAATEAPQKPFRVAVVMPSAINDLAFSQSMYDALVAVQQAMGGKEAMEFVYSDGMYVVDDAAAAIRDYASQGYDLIIAHGSQYGSSLQEIAPDFPNTSFAWGTTVDTFGLPNVFAYEAASEEGGYVNGVMAAKLSQSGVLGVIGPIETGDAQRYVQGFIAGAKATNPDIDVRVTWTGSFSDTTLAAEAANTHIAAGADVLTGTAQMVVGAIGVAKEKGVLWFGTQADQSSLAPKIVVANQVYHWEVVLTQMIDLIQQGTLGGRPFSINLANGGEVIQYNPAYDLPVEVKDAAEAAIQGIKDGSIQIETGK, from the coding sequence ATGTGGAGGAGAACCTTTGTCACGGTGTTGTTGTTCCTGGTTTTGGCGTTGGCCGTGGGGGCCTGTGCCAAAGCCACCCCCACGGCGGCCCCTCAGGCAGCCACCGAAGCGCCGCAAAAGCCCTTCCGCGTGGCGGTGGTCATGCCCAGCGCCATCAACGACCTGGCTTTTAGTCAGAGCATGTACGATGCGCTGGTCGCCGTGCAACAGGCCATGGGCGGCAAGGAGGCCATGGAGTTCGTGTACTCGGATGGTATGTATGTGGTGGATGACGCGGCCGCGGCCATCCGCGACTATGCCTCCCAGGGTTACGACCTCATCATAGCCCACGGCTCCCAGTACGGCTCCTCGCTCCAGGAGATCGCCCCGGACTTCCCCAACACCAGTTTCGCCTGGGGCACCACGGTGGATACTTTCGGCCTGCCCAATGTGTTCGCGTACGAGGCGGCCTCGGAAGAAGGTGGGTATGTGAACGGCGTGATGGCGGCCAAACTCTCGCAAAGCGGGGTCTTGGGCGTCATCGGCCCCATCGAGACCGGCGATGCGCAACGCTATGTGCAGGGCTTCATCGCCGGGGCGAAGGCCACCAACCCCGACATCGACGTGCGCGTGACCTGGACCGGCTCCTTCTCCGACACCACCCTGGCGGCTGAGGCGGCCAACACCCATATCGCGGCCGGGGCCGATGTGCTCACCGGCACGGCCCAGATGGTGGTTGGTGCCATCGGCGTGGCCAAGGAGAAGGGCGTGCTCTGGTTCGGCACCCAGGCCGACCAGAGTTCTCTGGCGCCCAAGATTGTGGTGGCCAACCAGGTCTATCACTGGGAGGTCGTCCTGACCCAGATGATTGACCTGATTCAGCAGGGCACCCTGGGTGGCCGGCCCTTCAGCATCAACCTGGCCAACGGCGGCGAGGTGATCCAGTACAACCCTGCTTACGACCTGCCGGTCGAGGTCAAGGACGCAGCCGAAGCAGCCATTCAGGGCATCAAGGACGGCAGTATCCAGATCGAGACCGGGAAATAA
- a CDS encoding ABC transporter ATP-binding protein: protein MSMPDSAAQPPRIQTVEMRGITKRFPGVLANDRVDFDVHAGEVHALLGENGAGKSTLMKILYGLYQPDEGEIYLNGQRVSIHSPGDAIRLGIGMVHQHFMLVETMTVAENVALGLPSSRGLLTDLEVVARRIRELAETYGLYIDPQAYIWQLSVGQQQRVEILKALYRGASLLILDEPTAVLTPQEVEELFAIMRQMVREGHALIFISHKLHEVIEISDRVTVLRDGRKIGTRPTAETTKAALANWMVGREVSFTLERGPAQVGEVRLELRDVHCESDRGTPGLQGVSLTVRAGEILGIAGVSGNGQRELAEVITGLREVTSGQVLLEDTDVTPWDPGARTERGLSYIPEERMRDGVIQDFTVAENLILRDHARPPFARRGFLDLRAIAQHGERLIHDFRIKTPSLRTLVKSLSGGNIQKIVLARELARQPRVIVAAQPTRGLDIGATEYVREQLLEQRRQGVAVLLISEDLDEILALSDRIAVMYEGRVMDVLPNENVSPERLGLLMAGVAPAASA, encoded by the coding sequence ATGTCCATGCCCGATTCTGCGGCTCAACCTCCCCGGATCCAGACGGTCGAGATGCGCGGCATCACCAAGCGCTTCCCCGGCGTGCTGGCGAATGACCGCGTGGATTTTGATGTGCATGCCGGCGAGGTGCACGCCCTTCTGGGCGAAAATGGTGCCGGCAAAAGCACCTTGATGAAGATCCTCTATGGCCTTTACCAGCCCGACGAGGGCGAGATTTACCTCAACGGCCAGCGGGTGAGCATCCATTCCCCCGGCGATGCCATCCGTTTGGGCATCGGCATGGTCCACCAGCATTTTATGTTGGTGGAAACCATGACCGTGGCCGAAAACGTGGCCCTGGGGCTGCCCTCATCCCGAGGGCTGCTCACCGACCTGGAGGTGGTGGCCCGCCGGATCCGGGAGTTGGCCGAGACCTACGGGCTGTACATTGACCCCCAGGCGTACATCTGGCAACTCTCGGTGGGGCAGCAGCAGCGCGTGGAAATCCTCAAAGCCCTCTATCGAGGTGCTTCGCTGCTCATCCTCGACGAGCCGACCGCCGTATTGACCCCCCAAGAGGTCGAGGAACTTTTCGCCATCATGCGCCAGATGGTGCGAGAGGGGCACGCCCTCATTTTCATCTCCCACAAACTGCATGAGGTCATCGAAATCAGCGATCGGGTGACCGTGTTGCGCGACGGGCGCAAGATCGGCACCCGACCTACCGCCGAGACCACCAAGGCCGCTTTGGCCAACTGGATGGTCGGGCGGGAGGTGTCGTTCACCCTCGAGCGGGGGCCTGCGCAGGTCGGCGAGGTGCGGCTGGAACTGCGCGATGTTCACTGCGAGAGCGACCGGGGCACGCCGGGCCTGCAGGGCGTGAGCCTCACCGTGCGGGCGGGCGAGATTTTGGGCATCGCTGGCGTTTCCGGCAACGGGCAGCGCGAGTTGGCCGAGGTCATCACCGGGTTACGGGAGGTCACTTCGGGCCAGGTGCTTTTGGAGGACACGGACGTGACCCCTTGGGATCCTGGGGCGCGCACCGAGCGGGGGTTGTCCTATATCCCTGAGGAACGGATGCGCGATGGGGTCATCCAGGATTTCACGGTAGCCGAAAACCTCATCCTGCGCGACCACGCCAGGCCCCCCTTTGCCCGGCGGGGGTTCCTCGATTTGCGGGCCATTGCCCAGCACGGGGAACGCCTCATCCACGACTTTCGCATCAAGACCCCTTCGTTGCGCACGTTGGTGAAGAGCCTTTCGGGCGGCAACATCCAGAAAATCGTGTTGGCGCGCGAACTGGCCCGTCAGCCGCGGGTGATTGTGGCTGCGCAGCCCACGCGGGGTCTGGATATCGGCGCCACCGAGTATGTGCGCGAGCAGTTGCTGGAACAGCGGCGGCAAGGGGTAGCGGTCTTGCTCATTTCGGAGGATTTGGACGAAATTTTGGCCCTCTCGGACCGGATCGCGGTGATGTACGAAGGCCGCGTCATGGATGTCTTGCCCAACGAGAACGTCAGCCCGGAGCGCCTGGGTTTGCTCATGGCCGGCGTGGCCCCCGCTGCTTCGGCCTGA
- a CDS encoding xanthine dehydrogenase family protein subunit M, which yields MLWQRYYRPKIIEEALHLLAAIPGAAILAGGTDLILDVQQGRRDPLAAAVDVTAIPDLQALEVRRGRLFIGAAVPLSRIAASPLVHEHARALAEAAGQMAGPQVRRVATLGGNVAHALPAADGAMALLALDAQAEVAGPQGRQQVALPALYRGPGRSALAPTELLVGFTLPLGGPGRASAFRRVMRPQGVALPILNCAVWLHREGERIVQVRIAVGPFGPVPRRAVAAESALCGHPLTAETVAQAVDALLREARFRTSLYRATQAYRRHLAGILLRDALRLAWERAGGA from the coding sequence ATGCTTTGGCAACGCTATTACCGACCCAAAATCATCGAAGAGGCGCTGCACCTACTGGCGGCGATCCCGGGGGCCGCGATTTTGGCCGGGGGCACGGACCTGATTCTGGATGTGCAACAGGGGCGTCGGGACCCGTTGGCGGCTGCGGTGGATGTGACGGCGATCCCCGACTTGCAGGCCCTGGAAGTGCGGAGGGGACGGTTGTTCATCGGGGCTGCCGTGCCCCTGAGCCGCATCGCGGCCTCGCCCCTGGTGCATGAGCATGCCCGGGCGCTGGCCGAGGCCGCCGGACAAATGGCCGGGCCCCAGGTGCGGCGGGTGGCGACCCTGGGCGGCAATGTGGCCCATGCCTTGCCCGCGGCCGACGGCGCCATGGCGCTGCTGGCGCTGGACGCTCAGGCCGAAGTGGCCGGCCCCCAAGGGCGGCAGCAGGTGGCACTGCCTGCTCTCTATCGCGGCCCTGGACGATCTGCCCTGGCGCCCACCGAGTTGCTGGTGGGGTTTACCCTGCCCCTGGGTGGGCCGGGGCGGGCTTCGGCCTTCCGCCGGGTGATGCGGCCTCAGGGGGTCGCCCTGCCCATCCTCAACTGTGCCGTCTGGCTGCACCGCGAAGGGGAGCGCATCGTCCAGGTGCGCATCGCCGTTGGCCCCTTTGGCCCGGTTCCCCGGCGGGCCGTGGCGGCCGAGAGCGCTTTGTGTGGCCATCCCTTGACCGCCGAGACCGTCGCCCAGGCGGTGGATGCCCTTCTGCGCGAGGCCCGCTTTCGCACCAGCCTGTACCGCGCCACCCAGGCCTACCGCCGCCACCTGGCCGGGATTCTGCTCCGCGACGCCCTGCGCTTAGCGTGGGAGAGGGCGGGAGGGGCGTAA